The window GCTCCCGATAGAATATCGGTCGGAAAGTGGAGGCCGAGATAGACGCGCGGCAAGGAGACCAGCACGGCCGCGTGAAGAAACCCGAACAGACCGATCATCGGAGAGACCAGCCACAGGCCGGTTGCAAGGGCGAAAAAGAGGGACGCATGGTCGCTCGGGAACGAACTCCACCCTGCTAGGAAGTCGGCCGGCATGGAATAGGGAAGGGTGAACTGCAGGGTGGCAGTGTGAATCGGTCTGGATCGATAGGGCAGGGTGAGTTGAAGCAAGCGGGCGACTGCCACTGCGGACAGGGCGCCCACGATGGTGAGTAAGACCGTTCGTCGATCCTCCTCCTGTCTGGGACCACGAAACCAGGCCCACCAGAGCAGCGGCAGGCAGAGATACCCTTTCAACAGGTCGCTGTCGCTGATCGTCATGATCAGACTATCGACCGTCCAGGAATGCTGGGCGAACTGATTGAAGAAGCCGAGTATGGTCTGATCGAGACTATTCATCCGCACATGATACCAATCAGAGCCCTATTGCCAAAGAAAAAGTACGTAATCAGGATAGACCAGGGGGCGGAGTTCTTCGCCCGGGAGCGATAACATACGCGAGAGGGAGTGCGGTTGTAAATGTTTAAAGGTAAGGTCGTAGAGATTTACACGGTTATCGGGACGGGAGTTAGGCCGGTGTTCGGAGGGCGAACCGTTCCTAGTCCCAGCCGCATCCAAGGTCAGTCGTGGAGATGGCTGTCTCGTATGTGAGTGTTCAGCATGGTCTGTTCGATGCTGCGGGGTGAGGTATCCAGCGCCGTATAGGCATGCAGGCTGATGTCATACCCGAATCAGCTTCGGTAGACTGGCTTCAGATAGATCGTTCTGATGTGCGCCATGTCCTTGACGCTACAGATTACCGCCAAATCGACGCGCTGACTCACGGACGAAGAGCAGTAGCCATTTTCCAGATCTCGATAGAGATCGTACTCATTCAATCCCACCAGTTCGTTTTCGCCCTTGTTCAGAAACGTGCCGATGTAGCGGGCGTGTATCGAGTGGCGCCGTGTATCGATCAATCGGCGTGGCGCCTCAGCGTGACAGCATGCCTTTCCTGGCTGTGATGATTTCATCGGCATAGGCTTTCGGACAGAGTGCAGCAATATGCATGGGACACGATTCCTTCCGGTGTGGCACATTTGGAGAATGACACCCATGCTCGCTCGAGACAGTGCGCCAACGCTCACCCGAACGGGCGCGACGCACGACTCCGAGGGTCATCCCTTCTGCTTTCCATCCAGCAGACAACTCACATTCATGTCGCCCATGACATTGATCGCCGTCCGGCAGCGGTCGAGAAACCAATCCACCGTGAGCAGGACGGGAATGAACTGCACGGGCAGGCCGACGGCTGTGAAGACCATGGTCATCGTGACGAGGCCGGCCTCGGGAATGCCGGCAGCGCCGACTGAGGCAATCACGCTCGTGAGGACGACCATGAATTGTTGGTGTATGCTCAGGTCCATCCCGATCATTTGCGCAATAAACAGGGCCGCCATGGCCTCGTAGAGAGCGGTGCCGTCGTTGTTAAAATTCGCTCCGACCAATGCGCCCATGCTGGCGGATTGGTCGCGCAGGCCCACGCGATCTTTCAGGACCGCATAGGTCACCGGCATTGTGGCCGTTGAACTTGCCGTCGAGAAGGCCATGACCAGCGCGTCGCGTCCATCCCGAAGCAGTTCGCGCGGGCGCACCCACGATCCGAAGCGGATGCGGACGAGATAGTAGGTGGCCTGGATCGCGAGCGCGAGCAGCACGCTGAGCACAAAGACGCCGAGCGCCTGGAACTGTGCGAAACCCTCCGTCCCCACAATGCTCGCCACGATGCCGAACACCGCGAGGGGCACCACGGCGATGATCCAGTGCAAAATTTTAATCAGCGACTCCAGCACCAGTTCGACCAGGTGTTCGACCGTACCGAGGGGGCGGTGACGTTCCGTGCGCAGGGCCATGCCGAAGGCCACCGCGACGAAGATGACACCAATCACCTTCCCGTCGTCACCCAGCGGACCCAGCAGGCTTTTCGGCACGTTTTCAATAAATGCCACGAGTGGGTTGACCGTAGCTGTAGTTTCGACGGAAGGTTCTGACGGGGCGAGTCCCGCACCCCGCCCCGGTTGGATTACATTGGCGACGGTCAGCCCGATGGTGATTGCCACCAGCGTATTCATCAATAACAACCGTGGAAGGCGTACGGCTAGTGGTCCGCCGAGATGTGTTGTCATGAACGTGTGCACAATCGCCGCAAGAATCAGCGGCGGCGCCAGCGCGCCGAGAAGGCGAAGTACGAGCTTGCCGGGCACTGCCAGAAAGGCCGCCTGGTTTCCCAATAGAAGCCCGGTTGCGACGCCCAATATCACGCCGATGATGATACGTCCATACAGCGGGAGGTTGTGCCATGCTGCGACCAGGCCCGTGTGCGAAGTTACGACGGCCCTGTGCTCCAACGTGGGATCATCCACGAACTGGTACTCCGATGCGTGGTTCCTCAGGGACATGCGCAATCCGCTAATCGGATTGTGCCCAGATCTAGCCTGCTACGGTGTTGTGGATACTAGCAGATCTGATTCGGCCGGGGCGAAATGAATGGGGGGAGCCGCGATGGATGTCTCACATGTTGAAATATAACAATCGGCCGATGAATGTATGGGCGGGTGAGGCGAATTGATGAGTTGGTGCGCAGAAGGGCTGTTAGGGATGCGAATCAACCAATGCGTGAGTGGCATACCAGTCGTCCCGCGTGAGGGGCAGATCCGTCGCTCCATCCTGCGTTTTAGACAACAAGGTTTGATAGAGGTTGAGCCGGCCTGTGGCAAAACCATGAGCGGCGCTGGCCAGATACAGTCGCCACAGTCGCCAGGTGGACTCATCCATGGTGCGGTTGACGGGCGACAGGTTGCTCTCCAGGCGCTGTCTCCACCGCCGAAGCGTCAACACATAATGTTCCCGCAAACTTTCGATGTCCCTCACCTCAAAGCCGGCGGTCTCCGCCAGCCCGGTTGTTATGGAGATCGGCACCAGCTCGGCGTCCGGGAATACATACGTATTCACAAATGGCCCGAATGCGCAGCGTTCTCCGTGCCGAATCCCAATCCCATGATTCAGAAAGGTCCCGCCGGGTTTCAGTAAATTCCAGATGTGTTGAAAGTAAAGGGGGAGTTGCGACGCTCCTACGTGCTCGATCATGCCGACACTGACGATTTTGTCATAAGTCTCGGGGGTGTCCAGTTGACGATAGTCGCGGAGTTCGACCCGGCATCGATCCGTAAGGCCATGTTGTGTGATCAATGCGGTTGTGAATTCGGCCTGCTTCTCGCTCAACGGGATGCCGCAGGCATCGACACCATAGTGCCGCGCCGCATGCACGATCAGCGCGCCCCAGCCGCATCCCACGTCCAGCAACCGATCACCCCGCCGCAGACGCAACTTCTTGCAAAGATAATCGAGCTTTCGTACCTGCGCGGCATCGAGGTCATCGGTGGAGGAAAAATAGGCGCATGAATACACCATCCGTTGATCCAGCCAGGGGGCATAGAACTCTGCGGGATGATCGTAGTGGTGCGCGATGGCCTGTTTGTCCCGATGTAATGAATGCGAGGGACCAGTGACTCGTGCGGCCAGATCATGTGCCTTTGACGAGTGCTTCGAGGCCGAGCTCAATAATCTGAAGCCCAAGCGCAGCCGGTTTTCCCAGGTCATGGTTTGATGTGAAAGATATTCGGCCAGTGGAATGGCCGCCTCGAGGTCACCTTCGACCTCCAGTTCACCGGAAATGAAGGCTTCGGCCAATGAGAGTTCATCGGCTTGCCAGAGCATGGTTCGCAGGATGGACGGGTTTCGGATAATGAGCGTAAATTTGGAATCTACGCCAGAGTCAGTCTGCCGGATTATGCCATCCCATAGTCGGATCTGAAAGTCGCGCGGGTGATACTGCTCGAGAAGGTCTACGAGCAGGCCATCGGTATCGTGAGTCGTTGAGCCACGCATGTCGCCTCTCGACAATCCTACCGCAGGGAGGTCTCTGGTCTACTGGGCGAAGCCCTAGCGGGAAACGGTGGCGACAGACGCCGTTAGGCATCCCGGGATTTTCGTTTGGCATGCGGATGTGCGACGGCCCAATCATGCATGGCGACCAAAATGGGCTCGAGGGAGCGTCCTCGCGAGGAAAGGCGATATTCCACGCGCGGTGGAATTTCCTTGAAATCCAATCGTTCCACCAGGCCATCGGTTTCCATTTCACGTAACTGTTTCGCCAGCGTGCGGTGCGTGATGCCTTGGAGGTCGCGCTGTAATTGATTAAAGCGTCGCTCGCCCTTCAGCAACCAGTAAATGACCATCACTTTCCAACGACCGGAGATCAGGGCGAGCGTTCGCTCCGTCGGGCATTCGGTGTTTTTTGCCATGTGCAGTATCCCTGCGGACCGTACTTGAAAATCGTACGTACAAGCCTATATTACTCCTCAAGAGAAAATCAAAGATCGAGCGATTGGGATCACCCCGTATCGAGAAGGGAGCAGACATGAAGCAGATTGCAGAAGTCCTGCGTGCTCATGGCAGTCATTGGGTCGGTGACGGGTTCCCCGTCCGGTCGCTGTTTTCGTACCATCATGATAGCGCAGCGATCAGCCCGTTCCTGTTGTTCGATTATGCGGGCCCCCATCAATTCGATCCCACTGATGAGCCGCGTGGCGTCGGGCAGCACCCGCATCGCGGATTTGAAACCGTGACCATCGTCTATGACGGAGAGGTCGCACACCGGGATTCCGCCGGGAATGGCGGGGTCATCGGGCCGGGCGATGTCCAGTGGATGACGGCGGCTCGCGGCATCATTCACGAGGAATTTCACTCACCACACTATACCAAAACGGGCGGTCCGTTCAGGATGGTCCAGCTCTGGGTCAATTTGCCGGCCAAAGACAAAATGAGTCCGGCAGGGTACCAGGGGATCACCGACGCCGATATTCCGGTCGTCTCCTTTACGGGCGGACAGGCCAGGATCATTGCGGGAGAATTTCGCGGTGTTCGTGGACCGGCACGCACGTTCACGCCCGTCAATCTGTGGGATCTGCGTCTCCAGCAAGGCGCTGATCTCACGCTCACCCTGCCGGCAGGGCACAATGCCATGATCGCGGTGCTTACGGGCCAAGTCGTCATCAACGGCACGCAGACCGCCGGCGAGGCGGAAATCGTCCGGTTGGAGCGCGACGGCAGCGATCTGACCATCCACGCCGATCATGACGCGATCCTGCTTGTCTTGACCGGCGAGCCCATCGACGAACCGGTGGTTGGCTATGGCCCGTTCGTCATGAACAGCGCGGCTGAAATTCGGCAGGCCGCCGACGATTTCAACAACGGCCGCTTCGGCAACATGGACTCATCGCAACCGCTTGCCCGGTGAGTCCGACGGTCGAGCCATGGCAGCGTCGCGCGCTGCGCGAAGTCGGGGAGAACCCCAATGCCCCGCAGGTTCGTTCGCCGGAAATCGTTGAGAAATACCTGCGGTAGCGGGCAACACCACGCTCGACTCCCAGCCCGCTTCGGCTCATAGTTGGTGCAGGCGTTTCGGTTCAGCAGCTGTTCTCGGAATGTCTGCACTCAGGGGGATCCTATGCCGCATGCATCCGACACGATTCGCATCGTTATCATCAATGGCAGTGTCCGTCCGGGTAACTATACCAGCATGGCGTCCGCGCTGGTCCTCGATGAATTGAAGAAACACCGACAGGTCACGACCGAGGTCATCGATCCTGCCACGTTACAGCTGCCGCCGCCTGGGACGGATCCGCAATCCGCAGCCGCCACACATCTGCAGCAGAAGGTGGGAGAGGCCACGGGAGTCGTCCTGGCCACACCTGAGTATCATGGCAGCTTCAGCAGCGTGATGAAGCTCGTGATCGAAAATCTTGGCTTTCCGTCCGCCTTGTCGGGAAAACCGGTCGCATTACTGGGCATCGCCGGCGGCACGATCGGCGCCGTGAAATCATTGGAGCATTTGCGCAGCGTCGTCTCGCATGTCGGAGGACTTGTGTTGCCGCTGCCGATTTCGATCGCGAACGTCGGGGAGGTGTTCGACCGAGAAGGTCGTAGTCTTGACCCGGGTGCTGAGCAACTCATCCGCGGGGTCGGCACGAATCTGCTCACCTACATCGAGCAGAATGTCTGTCCCCGGGTGACACTTGAACGGCTACGGAGCGAAGGACAACAGGTGTCGCCGAAGATCATTGCGGTATAGCCGGTTCCAGAATGGTCGAGTGGAATGATGAAACGCAGAGGAGTGTTCAATGGCGCATGATCTCAAAAAAGTCGGTGTGCTGGCCAAAGACCTGCGCGTACAACCCCCGCGCAGTCCACGGGAGAAGCTCGCCGGATATGTCATCTTGGGGCGTAGTGTGGATAAGTGTCGCGCGTTCTTACTGGGCATCAACGGAGAATATAACTACCAGCCTTGCTCGCTAGCCGCGCAGTTCTTCACGTTCACAGGCATCACCGCGGAGCAACTCAAGGAGCTGGTCGCAGCCGGTGCGACCGATGCGGAGGTTGCGGAATGGGTCACCCGGCAACCCGGGCACAAGACTCCCATAGAGATCATCCGCTGGAACAATACACTCCGTGACATGCGGCTCAGCGAGATGGACGACCATGCCCAGGAATATTTGGAGGAGTATATCGAGCTCCACCTGCCTTCCGATAAGCCGGTGTACCGCTGGTTTGATGTCTATGACATCGAAGAGAAGCGACTCTGAGCCGTGCCGGAAGGATGTGATCGAGTACGTCACGTTGGAGGACATCATGACGACGTCCAAGCCATCTACCATGCCGTTGTCTCGGCCGGTCGAGGATCGTGATCATGCCATTGGTCAGGCCGATGCCGCGGTCACGCTGCTTGAGTACGGCGACTTCGAATGTCCGTATTCGCAAGAGGGGACCGCGATCGCGAGAGTCGTGTATGAAGAGTTCCAAGGGCGTCTGCGATTTGTTTTTCGTCACTTTCCGCTGACGAAACATCCTCATGCGCAGCAGGCGTCGGAAGCGGCCGAAGCGGCGGCGGCACAGGGAAAGTTCTGGGAGATGGCGGAGATCTTGTTCACAAACCAACAGGCGCTCACGACTCGGAATCTGATCAGGTATGCAGAGCAACTCGGACTAAATAC is drawn from Nitrospira sp. and contains these coding sequences:
- a CDS encoding phosphatase PAP2 family protein gives rise to the protein MNSLDQTILGFFNQFAQHSWTVDSLIMTISDSDLLKGYLCLPLLWWAWFRGPRQEEDRRTVLLTIVGALSAVAVARLLQLTLPYRSRPIHTATLQFTLPYSMPADFLAGWSSFPSDHASLFFALATGLWLVSPMIGLFGFLHAAVLVSLPRVYLGLHFPTDILSGALLGVTAVIITWKCRGLSRPLLDDILKWSHSSPHLFYPAFFIVTSELAHLFKDSRWLAENLWHLVKAAAVH
- a CDS encoding dicarboxylate/amino acid:cation symporter; amino-acid sequence: MSLRNHASEYQFVDDPTLEHRAVVTSHTGLVAAWHNLPLYGRIIIGVILGVATGLLLGNQAAFLAVPGKLVLRLLGALAPPLILAAIVHTFMTTHLGGPLAVRLPRLLLMNTLVAITIGLTVANVIQPGRGAGLAPSEPSVETTATVNPLVAFIENVPKSLLGPLGDDGKVIGVIFVAVAFGMALRTERHRPLGTVEHLVELVLESLIKILHWIIAVVPLAVFGIVASIVGTEGFAQFQALGVFVLSVLLALAIQATYYLVRIRFGSWVRPRELLRDGRDALVMAFSTASSTATMPVTYAVLKDRVGLRDQSASMGALVGANFNNDGTALYEAMAALFIAQMIGMDLSIHQQFMVVLTSVIASVGAAGIPEAGLVTMTMVFTAVGLPVQFIPVLLTVDWFLDRCRTAINVMGDMNVSCLLDGKQKG
- a CDS encoding class I SAM-dependent methyltransferase; its protein translation is MRGSTTHDTDGLLVDLLEQYHPRDFQIRLWDGIIRQTDSGVDSKFTLIIRNPSILRTMLWQADELSLAEAFISGELEVEGDLEAAIPLAEYLSHQTMTWENRLRLGFRLLSSASKHSSKAHDLAARVTGPSHSLHRDKQAIAHHYDHPAEFYAPWLDQRMVYSCAYFSSTDDLDAAQVRKLDYLCKKLRLRRGDRLLDVGCGWGALIVHAARHYGVDACGIPLSEKQAEFTTALITQHGLTDRCRVELRDYRQLDTPETYDKIVSVGMIEHVGASQLPLYFQHIWNLLKPGGTFLNHGIGIRHGERCAFGPFVNTYVFPDAELVPISITTGLAETAGFEVRDIESLREHYVLTLRRWRQRLESNLSPVNRTMDESTWRLWRLYLASAAHGFATGRLNLYQTLLSKTQDGATDLPLTRDDWYATHALVDSHP
- a CDS encoding helix-turn-helix transcriptional regulator — encoded protein: MAKNTECPTERTLALISGRWKVMVIYWLLKGERRFNQLQRDLQGITHRTLAKQLREMETDGLVERLDFKEIPPRVEYRLSSRGRSLEPILVAMHDWAVAHPHAKRKSRDA
- a CDS encoding pirin family protein is translated as MKQIAEVLRAHGSHWVGDGFPVRSLFSYHHDSAAISPFLLFDYAGPHQFDPTDEPRGVGQHPHRGFETVTIVYDGEVAHRDSAGNGGVIGPGDVQWMTAARGIIHEEFHSPHYTKTGGPFRMVQLWVNLPAKDKMSPAGYQGITDADIPVVSFTGGQARIIAGEFRGVRGPARTFTPVNLWDLRLQQGADLTLTLPAGHNAMIAVLTGQVVINGTQTAGEAEIVRLERDGSDLTIHADHDAILLVLTGEPIDEPVVGYGPFVMNSAAEIRQAADDFNNGRFGNMDSSQPLAR
- a CDS encoding DUF2630 family protein; translation: MSPTVEPWQRRALREVGENPNAPQVRSPEIVEKYLR
- a CDS encoding NAD(P)H-dependent oxidoreductase; translated protein: MPHASDTIRIVIINGSVRPGNYTSMASALVLDELKKHRQVTTEVIDPATLQLPPPGTDPQSAAATHLQQKVGEATGVVLATPEYHGSFSSVMKLVIENLGFPSALSGKPVALLGIAGGTIGAVKSLEHLRSVVSHVGGLVLPLPISIANVGEVFDREGRSLDPGAEQLIRGVGTNLLTYIEQNVCPRVTLERLRSEGQQVSPKIIAV
- a CDS encoding DUF5069 domain-containing protein, with amino-acid sequence MAHDLKKVGVLAKDLRVQPPRSPREKLAGYVILGRSVDKCRAFLLGINGEYNYQPCSLAAQFFTFTGITAEQLKELVAAGATDAEVAEWVTRQPGHKTPIEIIRWNNTLRDMRLSEMDDHAQEYLEEYIELHLPSDKPVYRWFDVYDIEEKRL
- a CDS encoding thioredoxin domain-containing protein, with product MTTSKPSTMPLSRPVEDRDHAIGQADAAVTLLEYGDFECPYSQEGTAIARVVYEEFQGRLRFVFRHFPLTKHPHAQQASEAAEAAAAQGKFWEMAEILFTNQQALTTRNLIRYAEQLGLNTKQFERDLSEHRYAETVQADVLSGKESRVTGTPTWFINGELYDGPDDHETLRAVLQRHLRTVEACDP